In Paenibacillus sp. FSL R7-0345, a single window of DNA contains:
- the aroB gene encoding 3-dehydroquinate synthase, with the protein MRSITVDLGERSYPILIGSGLLKTIGSRCQDAGYPLRSPLLVVSDSEVAPRYLGVVEASLRGQGYTVVSHVIPSGEASKSLAVYEQVITTAIQAGLDRSSAVLALGGGVVGDLAGYVAATYMRGIGFVQIPTTILAHDSSVGGKVAVNHPLAKNMIGAFYQPSMVLYDLDTLRTLPPREVSSGLAEVVKHGLILDQEFAYWCREHASELLALDVEALGYALERGCAIKARVVGTDERENGLRAILNLGHTIGHAIEAVGGYGVFLHGEAISIGMAGSALLAAKLGKDRGIYEDTVSMLSALSLPVKLPAEYSEDELMEAMMHDKKFKEGKMTFIIPDSIGAVSIINDIQQSDVREVIAQLKKEGSPW; encoded by the coding sequence ATGCGCAGCATTACGGTGGATTTGGGCGAGCGCTCCTATCCGATCCTGATCGGCAGCGGACTGCTGAAGACAATCGGTTCGCGCTGTCAGGATGCGGGTTATCCGCTGCGCAGCCCGCTGCTGGTGGTCAGTGACAGCGAGGTAGCCCCGCGTTATCTGGGCGTGGTCGAGGCCTCGCTGCGCGGACAGGGATATACCGTGGTTAGCCATGTTATTCCGTCCGGGGAGGCATCCAAGTCGCTTGCAGTATACGAACAAGTCATTACAACGGCTATTCAGGCCGGGCTGGACCGCAGCTCTGCGGTTCTGGCGCTTGGCGGCGGTGTGGTCGGCGATCTTGCTGGTTATGTTGCCGCTACCTATATGCGGGGAATCGGATTCGTCCAGATTCCGACGACTATCCTGGCTCATGATAGCAGCGTAGGCGGCAAGGTAGCCGTTAACCATCCGCTGGCCAAGAACATGATCGGAGCCTTTTATCAGCCGTCGATGGTCCTGTATGATCTTGATACACTGCGTACGCTTCCGCCCCGCGAGGTGTCTTCCGGGCTGGCTGAAGTGGTGAAGCATGGCCTTATTCTTGATCAGGAATTTGCATACTGGTGCCGCGAGCATGCTTCAGAGCTGCTGGCTCTGGATGTGGAAGCACTGGGCTATGCGCTGGAACGCGGATGTGCGATTAAGGCCAGGGTGGTCGGTACAGACGAGCGCGAGAACGGCCTTCGGGCTATTCTTAACCTGGGGCATACAATCGGCCATGCCATTGAAGCAGTAGGCGGCTATGGTGTGTTCCTGCATGGAGAAGCGATTTCCATCGGCATGGCCGGTTCGGCGCTGCTGGCGGCCAAGCTGGGCAAGGACCGCGGTATTTATGAGGATACCGTATCCATGCTGTCCGCGCTGTCACTGCCGGTCAAACTGCCGGCGGAGTACAGCGAAGACGAGCTGATGGAAGCGATGATGCATGACAAGAAGTTCAAAGAAGGTAAAATGACCTTTATCATACCGGATTCAATTGGTGCTGTGAGCATCATTAATGATATACAGCAGAGTGATGTGCGTGAAGTTATCGCACAGCTTAAGAAGGAGGGGAGCCCATGGTAA
- the aroC gene encoding chorismate synthase, with the protein MSLRYLTAGETHGPQLTAIIEGLPSNLTLNFEELNFQLHRRQKGYGRGRRMQIEKDTAQIAGGVRHGYTTGAPVALIVENKDWTHWKNIMNIEPIPGSDEEKRRVNRPRPGHADLNGGLKYNHTDLRNVLERSSARETAARVAVGAVARQLLAEFGVKIAGQVIRIGEIEAPANDLPIDELIAKTEESSVRVVDKETEQKMEAYIDKIKEEGDSIGGIVECVVEGLPIGLGSYVQYDRKLDAAIAGAVMSINAFKGVEIGIGFEAGVLRGSQVHDEIMYDPSRGYYRASNRLGGFEGGMTNGMPVVVRGVMKPIPTLYKPLQSVDIDTKEPFTAQVERSDACAVPAACVVLESVVAWELAKAFLDKFGGDSLEEIRANYNNYLAQLESY; encoded by the coding sequence ATGAGTTTACGCTACTTAACAGCAGGGGAAACGCACGGCCCCCAGCTTACAGCTATTATCGAGGGATTGCCCAGCAATTTGACACTTAATTTCGAAGAGCTTAATTTTCAGCTGCACCGCAGACAGAAGGGCTACGGCCGCGGACGCCGCATGCAGATCGAGAAGGATACCGCACAAATCGCCGGCGGAGTACGCCACGGGTATACAACAGGTGCCCCGGTCGCCCTTATAGTCGAGAACAAGGACTGGACACACTGGAAAAATATTATGAACATCGAACCGATTCCCGGCAGTGATGAGGAGAAACGGCGTGTGAACCGCCCGCGTCCGGGACATGCGGACCTTAACGGCGGACTTAAGTATAACCATACCGATCTGCGCAATGTGCTGGAGCGCTCCAGTGCCCGTGAGACAGCTGCAAGAGTAGCTGTAGGGGCTGTAGCCCGACAGTTGCTGGCTGAATTCGGTGTGAAAATTGCCGGACAGGTTATCCGGATCGGCGAGATTGAAGCGCCGGCGAATGATCTGCCGATCGATGAGCTGATTGCCAAGACGGAAGAATCTTCTGTAAGAGTCGTAGATAAAGAGACCGAGCAGAAGATGGAAGCATACATAGACAAGATCAAGGAGGAAGGCGACTCCATCGGCGGGATTGTGGAATGCGTCGTTGAGGGATTGCCTATCGGCCTCGGCAGCTATGTGCAGTATGACCGCAAGCTGGACGCGGCAATTGCCGGAGCGGTTATGTCAATTAACGCGTTCAAGGGCGTGGAAATCGGCATCGGCTTTGAAGCAGGCGTTCTGCGCGGCTCGCAGGTGCATGATGAGATCATGTACGATCCGTCCCGCGGATACTACCGGGCCAGCAACCGGCTGGGCGGCTTTGAAGGCGGCATGACCAACGGAATGCCGGTTGTCGTGCGCGGCGTCATGAAACCGATCCCGACACTGTACAAGCCGCTGCAGAGCGTGGACATTGACACGAAGGAGCCGTTCACGGCTCAGGTGGAGCGTTCCGATGCCTGTGCAGTTCCAGCAGCTTGTGTCGTGCTGGAGAGTGTTGTAGCCTGGGAGCTTGCCAAGGCATTCCTCGATAAGTTCGGCGGGGATTCGCTTGAGGAGATTAGAGCCAATTACAACAATTATCTGGCTCAGCTGGAGAGCTACTGA
- a CDS encoding protein-glutamate O-methyltransferase CheR, whose amino-acid sequence MADREETTTVQDPDYAGFIHNVKQSTGIDLAQYKEAQMKRRLTTLRMKNGYHTFTDFFAAMMKDKALFYEFLDRMTINVSEFWRNPNRWEVLRDVILPELQRSGRRMKLWSAACSTGEEPYTLAMILSDKNLLTQTGILATDIDDGALSKAKQGLYLERSLKDVPKDVAARYFKPEGPVFKVDEGLKKSIEFRKQNLLLDKFDDGFDLIICRNVMIYFTEEAKNKLYHKFSASLRPGGYLFVGSTEQIFTPAQFGFESTETFFYRKK is encoded by the coding sequence ATGGCTGACCGTGAAGAAACAACAACCGTGCAAGACCCGGATTATGCCGGCTTTATTCATAACGTGAAGCAAAGCACCGGAATTGACCTTGCCCAATACAAGGAAGCACAGATGAAGCGCCGTCTCACAACGCTGCGGATGAAGAACGGATATCATACCTTTACTGATTTTTTTGCCGCAATGATGAAGGACAAGGCTCTATTCTATGAATTTCTGGACCGGATGACAATTAACGTCTCTGAATTCTGGCGCAATCCGAACCGCTGGGAGGTGCTGCGGGATGTCATTCTGCCCGAGCTTCAGCGTTCCGGCCGCCGGATGAAGCTGTGGAGTGCCGCCTGTTCTACAGGGGAGGAGCCGTATACACTGGCTATGATTCTGTCGGACAAAAATCTGCTGACCCAGACGGGTATCCTCGCCACCGATATTGATGACGGGGCGCTATCCAAGGCCAAGCAGGGCCTCTATCTGGAGCGTTCCTTGAAGGATGTGCCGAAGGATGTCGCCGCCCGCTATTTTAAGCCGGAAGGTCCGGTATTTAAAGTCGATGAAGGCCTCAAGAAAAGCATTGAATTCCGCAAGCAGAATCTGCTGCTCGACAAATTTGATGACGGCTTTGACCTGATTATCTGCCGTAATGTGATGATTTACTTCACAGAGGAAGCGAAGAACAAGCTGTATCACAAATTTTCAGCCAGTCTGCGCCCCGGCGGATATTTGTTTGTGGGCAGTACGGAGCAGATTTTTACTCCGGCACAATTCGGATTTGAATCGACAGAGACCTTCTTCTACCGCAAAAAATAA
- the ndk gene encoding nucleoside-diphosphate kinase, producing MEKTYLMIKPDGVQRGLIGRIVTRLEDKGFKLVAAKLIKVTEEQAKKHYAEHEGKDFFPELVGFITSGPVFAMVWEGDDVIALSRLLIGKTKVGEALPGTIRGDFASHTPLNLIHGSDSPESAAREIANFFAPDELTDYNKDIAVWM from the coding sequence ATGGAAAAGACGTATCTGATGATCAAACCTGATGGTGTACAGCGCGGATTAATCGGACGTATTGTAACCCGTCTGGAAGATAAGGGATTTAAACTGGTTGCTGCCAAGCTGATTAAGGTTACGGAAGAACAGGCCAAGAAGCATTATGCAGAGCATGAAGGCAAGGACTTTTTCCCTGAGCTTGTTGGCTTTATAACTTCCGGTCCAGTGTTCGCCATGGTCTGGGAAGGCGATGATGTAATCGCCCTGTCCCGTCTGCTGATCGGCAAAACCAAAGTGGGCGAAGCGCTCCCGGGAACGATCCGTGGTGATTTTGCCAGCCACACTCCGCTTAACCTGATTCATGGTTCGGACTCCCCGGAAAGTGCAGCACGGGAAATAGCCAACTTCTTTGCTCCTGATGAATTGACCGACTACAATAAAGACATCGCAGTCTGGATGTAA
- a CDS encoding polyprenyl synthetase family protein, producing MKRMQIFGMLSKDMDHIEKELYRSVQGDDELLEETSLHLLKAGGKRLRPVFVLMGGKFGKYDLEKLKRVAIPLELIHSASLVHDDVIDDAELRRGEPTVKAKWGDKIAMYTGDYIYAKALVIASELPNPRIHHILSKAMVEMSIGEMEQIRDFFNSGQSVRHYLRRIRRKTALLIAISCELGALAADAEPETARLLYNYGYNVGMAFQIRDDLLDLSGTEKQIGKPPGSDMRQGNITLPVIYSLEDSRLRSPLLDELALIRNEQAGVGRAIDLILSGDGITRAEELASRYIDKALAALEQLPSNKTRRNLRDIAYFVTGRAY from the coding sequence ATGAAGCGAATGCAAATTTTCGGAATGCTGAGTAAGGACATGGATCATATTGAGAAAGAGCTGTACCGCAGTGTCCAGGGTGATGATGAGCTGCTGGAGGAGACCTCGCTCCATCTGCTGAAAGCAGGCGGCAAGCGGCTGCGTCCGGTGTTTGTGCTGATGGGCGGCAAGTTCGGGAAGTATGATCTGGAGAAGCTGAAGCGAGTGGCCATTCCGCTGGAGCTTATACACAGTGCTTCGCTGGTTCACGATGATGTAATCGACGATGCCGAGCTGCGCCGCGGCGAGCCAACCGTCAAGGCCAAATGGGGCGACAAGATCGCCATGTACACCGGTGACTATATTTATGCCAAAGCGCTGGTAATTGCCTCGGAGCTCCCGAATCCGCGGATCCATCACATTTTGTCCAAGGCAATGGTGGAGATGTCGATCGGTGAAATGGAGCAGATCCGCGACTTCTTTAACAGCGGGCAGAGCGTACGCCATTATCTGCGCAGGATCCGCCGCAAAACAGCGCTGCTGATCGCCATCAGCTGTGAACTCGGTGCGCTGGCTGCAGACGCAGAGCCGGAAACGGCCCGGCTGCTCTACAACTATGGATATAACGTCGGAATGGCCTTTCAGATCCGGGATGATCTGCTGGATCTGTCCGGAACAGAGAAGCAAATCGGCAAGCCTCCGGGCAGTGATATGCGGCAGGGAAATATTACGCTGCCGGTCATTTACAGTCTGGAAGACAGCCGGCTGCGTTCACCGCTGCTGGACGAGCTTGCACTGATCCGTAATGAGCAGGCCGGAGTCGGCCGGGCTATCGATCTGATTCTGTCCGGTGACGGGATTACCCGGGCAGAGGAGCTGGCGTCCCGCTATATCGACAAGGCGCTGGCCGCGCTGGAGCAGCTTCCAAGCAACAAGACCAGACGCAATCTGCGCGATATTGCCTATTTTGTGACCGGACGTGCTTACTAA
- a CDS encoding menaquinone biosynthesis protein: MKGRQHTVIGKISYTNSWPVFHNFNPSALKHPAEMVSEVPAILNQGMSRGTIHVGALSSFAYAEASDRLLLLPDLSVSADGPVKSILLFSRVPAGQIGNGRIAVTNTSATSVNLLKILMEKAIGGKPEYITAEPELDSMMDQADACLLIGDHAIKAAWQDQGYLVTDLGQVWKDWTGHSMTFAVWAVNREAASNNPEAIAEIAAAFVESKQRGVRNPAPIIQEACSRVGGTAGYWGGYFSNLCYDFGERQQEGLNLYFRYAYEMGLLPQEVKMELWSRNLLTRVKE, from the coding sequence ATGAAGGGCCGGCAGCATACGGTAATCGGTAAAATCAGCTACACCAACTCATGGCCGGTATTTCACAATTTTAACCCCTCTGCGCTTAAGCATCCGGCAGAGATGGTGAGTGAAGTACCTGCCATTCTTAATCAGGGGATGTCCAGGGGAACTATCCATGTCGGTGCCTTATCCTCCTTTGCGTATGCGGAGGCAAGCGACCGGCTGCTGCTGCTGCCGGATCTGTCAGTTAGTGCAGACGGGCCGGTCAAGTCCATCCTGCTCTTCTCAAGAGTTCCGGCGGGGCAAATAGGCAACGGCCGGATTGCCGTCACGAATACCTCGGCCACCTCGGTAAATCTGCTGAAGATTCTGATGGAAAAGGCCATTGGCGGCAAACCGGAATACATTACTGCTGAACCTGAGCTGGACAGTATGATGGACCAGGCGGATGCCTGTCTCCTGATTGGTGACCATGCCATCAAGGCAGCCTGGCAGGATCAGGGTTATCTGGTTACTGACCTCGGGCAGGTTTGGAAAGACTGGACGGGACACAGCATGACCTTCGCCGTCTGGGCAGTTAACCGTGAAGCGGCGAGTAACAATCCGGAGGCTATTGCCGAGATTGCCGCAGCCTTTGTGGAGAGCAAACAGCGCGGTGTGCGCAATCCTGCGCCGATTATCCAGGAGGCCTGCTCGCGGGTCGGCGGCACTGCCGGATACTGGGGCGGCTATTTCAGTAATTTATGTTATGACTTTGGGGAAAGGCAGCAGGAAGGTCTGAACCTCTATTTCCGCTATGCCTATGAAATGGGCCTGCTGCCGCAGGAAGTGAAGATGGAGCTATGGAGCCGTAATCTGCTGACACGGGTGAAAGAATGA
- a CDS encoding flavin prenyltransferase UbiX, producing the protein MTGPKPKHFVVGITGASGGIYGIRLTETLLSLGYTVHLVVSNAGWRVFKEELGFGVSDREGFLNEQFKGHPGSLLYHPVADIGASIASGSFRTEGMIIMPCSMGTLSAVAHGSSDNLMTRAADVMLKEGRPLVLVPRETPLHAIHLENMLKLSRLGVKLIPAMPAFYFGPRSMDDLVDFMVGKVLDSFGIEHSLFRRWGEEE; encoded by the coding sequence ATGACCGGACCGAAACCTAAACACTTCGTAGTTGGCATTACCGGTGCAAGCGGCGGAATTTATGGAATCCGTCTGACAGAAACCCTGCTGTCGCTGGGATACACCGTTCATCTTGTAGTCAGCAATGCAGGCTGGCGGGTATTCAAGGAAGAGCTGGGTTTTGGCGTCTCAGACCGGGAAGGCTTTTTGAACGAACAGTTCAAGGGGCATCCCGGTTCTCTGCTTTACCACCCGGTTGCAGATATCGGGGCTTCCATAGCCAGCGGCTCCTTCCGTACGGAGGGAATGATCATTATGCCTTGCTCAATGGGGACCCTGTCTGCTGTAGCACATGGGAGCTCGGACAATCTGATGACCCGGGCTGCTGATGTCATGCTGAAGGAAGGGCGCCCTCTGGTGCTGGTGCCGCGCGAAACCCCGCTGCATGCCATTCATCTGGAGAACATGCTGAAGCTGTCCCGGCTTGGCGTGAAGCTGATTCCGGCGATGCCGGCCTTTTATTTCGGCCCGCGCAGCATGGATGATCTGGTCGACTTCATGGTCGGCAAGGTACTCGACAGCTTTGGCATTGAACACAGCCTATTCCGCAGATGGGGGGAAGAAGAATGA
- a CDS encoding UbiA-like polyprenyltransferase produces MFKKVGVFLQMIKFEHTVFALPFAFMGALLGSVVMFGKLPSWPQIGWIIVAMFGARSAAMGLNRLIDRISDAKNPRTAGRAIPAGLLKVGEVSVFIAISFFLLFWAAFKLNPLSAKLLPVAVFLLVFYSFTKRFTWACHLILGLTIALAPLGGWVAVTGNVDWTAMIFYFTIVFWTAGFDIIYSCQDVEFDKREGLYSIPVRFGVARALLIAKAFHLLTGIGFISLLFMADLSWWYVAGMIIAYIILFYEHHIVSPSDLSRLQTAFFTMNGVLSIVVFSFTLIDLVVQFR; encoded by the coding sequence AATGATCAAGTTTGAACACACTGTTTTTGCATTGCCTTTCGCCTTTATGGGCGCACTCTTAGGATCGGTCGTGATGTTCGGCAAATTGCCGTCATGGCCGCAGATCGGCTGGATTATTGTGGCCATGTTCGGAGCAAGAAGCGCGGCCATGGGGCTGAACCGGCTGATCGACCGGATCAGTGATGCGAAGAATCCCCGGACTGCCGGAAGAGCTATCCCCGCCGGCCTGCTCAAGGTCGGAGAAGTATCGGTATTTATTGCCATTTCCTTCTTCTTATTATTCTGGGCTGCCTTCAAGCTGAATCCTCTGTCGGCGAAGCTTTTGCCGGTTGCTGTTTTTCTGCTTGTGTTCTATTCCTTCACCAAACGCTTTACCTGGGCCTGTCATCTGATTCTCGGGCTGACGATTGCACTTGCCCCGCTGGGCGGCTGGGTAGCGGTTACGGGCAATGTGGACTGGACGGCGATGATCTTTTACTTCACGATTGTGTTCTGGACCGCCGGCTTCGATATTATTTACTCCTGCCAGGATGTCGAGTTTGATAAACGTGAGGGCCTTTATTCCATTCCGGTACGCTTCGGGGTTGCCCGTGCGCTGTTGATTGCCAAGGCGTTCCACCTTCTAACCGGAATCGGATTCATTTCGCTGCTCTTTATGGCGGACTTGAGCTGGTGGTATGTGGCCGGCATGATCATCGCTTATATCATCTTGTTCTATGAGCATCATATTGTGTCACCTAGCGACCTGAGCCGTCTGCAGACAGCGTTCTTCACAATGAACGGTGTGCTCAGCATTGTTGTCTTTTCGTTCACTCTGATTGACCTGGTGGTGCAGTTCAGATGA